CGCCCCAGTCCAGGTTCTCATCACTGCTTCTTAAATAACCCTCTTTGCCTTTTGTCTCACTTCCCTCTCCAGTCCATTCTCTGCAGAGCCCCCATGCAACTGTAGTCATGTAACTTCCTCCTCAGAAAGCCCCAACAGTTCCTTACTACCTAAAAGAAAGGCTAAGCTCAACAGTCTGGCATTTGAAATTAGCCATGAATCTCTAGGCTACCATTGCAGCCTCATCTGCTGAACCTAAAATGCTTCccctaggggcatctgggtgacttagtaggttaagcatctcttgatctcagcttaggtcttgatcttagggttgtaagttcaagcaccacgttgggcttcatgctgggccTAAAGCCTACgtagttaaaaaggaaaaaaatgcttccTGTATATAGCAACACTGTACTCATCCCTACTTCTGGAACTCTTTCTTAATGcccttttgtgttattttaaccTTGTTTATGCTATTTCCATAATATTGTTTAGAAAAGGAGTAACACTTATTTGTTAGGTACTGAGCAAGGTGCAAGGGATATAGATTTCAGTAAAGGAGACCAGGAAGCTTAAAGTCTAGTGAAGAAGAAATCaccttattaaataaatataaaagatgtgTCATTGTAGATTACAATAAATGCTATCAAGAGGGAAGTCACGAAAGGCCTCTGTAAAGAAGGAAGAGGCCTTCCCTAAATAAGCCAATATCTAAGGGCTGACGTAGGtcgagaggggaaaaaaagcctgcAGGTAGATGGATCAGCCTGTGTAAAGCCCTGAGGTGAGAAAGAACTTAGTTAATACAAGAAACTGAAGATAGGCCAGTGTAGGTAGAAGCTGATCCCTCTAATGGGAATGTCCTTAGTCTACTTTTCCTTGTTGTAAAATCATTCTAATCCTATTTTCATCTTCACGTCCAAACCAGTTTCTTCTGGAAATGTAATTTGTAAGTCTAATTATGTCACATTTCATCCTCCTTTATATCATAGTcactttttctgtctcctctacCCAGTGGAGCTATTTAAAGGTAGAGattgtctttatgttttattttttcccccaccctTAAAGGTAGAGGTGGTCTTTAAATTCTTagcatctgggggcgcctgggtggctcagtcggttaggcggccgacttcggctcaggtcatgatctcacggtctgtgagttcgagccccacgtcgggctctgtgctgacagctcagagcctggagcctgtttcagattctgtgtctccctctctctgaccctcccccattcatgctctgtctctctctgtctcaaaaataaataaatgttaaaaaaaaaaattaaaaaaaaattcttagcatctggatcagtgcctggcacacagtaaacatCCATTGTTGGCTCAAAAGACAGATTGAGAATAGTCCTTCACCTGCATGCCTCTCgaccagagtttctcaacctcagcagtGTTTGGagttgaataattcttttttgtgcattgtaggatgtttagcagtatgCCTGGTCTCTACTCATTGCCAGTAGCtctcccactccacccccagTCCTGTCAGTGAAAAATGTCCTGACATTGCTGAATGTCTCCTGGCAAGAAAAATGGTTccctgttgagaaccactgctctagactTAGAATGAAATGCACCTTGAAGGCTTACTCTGTTTGGTTCATGTGGTCTGAAAGGCAGGTACTGTCAGTACCGTCTGGCTCCTTTGTAGCtagtgtggggcggggggggggggcggtggcagtGGGCAGTGGGTTTGCAGAGACAGACTCTGATCCTCCCTTTGGTTTTTTCTTATAGACTGCCACTCTCCGCCCCTACCTGAGTGCCGTGCGGGCCACGCTGCAGGCTGCCCTCTGCCTGGAGAATTTCTCCTCCCAGGTTGTGGAACGACACAACAAGCCCGAGGTGGAAGTCAGGTAGGGCAGAGAAAGGTCAGGGTGGGGATGATGGACTCAGCCCCAGAGATGGCAGTTGTCTGGAGGCTACCACAAAGTCGCATCCTGGAGTTGGAGACAGCTACACTTCTGCAGTTCACTTATTTTGTCTTGTTGCCAGATGAACAATGGTTCCCAATTCACAGTTCGGAAAATAGGGTCAGTGGGTTGGCAGGACAAAACCCAGGGGAGAAACTCCTCTGGAACCAAGATTGCTTGGCACAAGGTGTGAGTTCTCAGAGTGGGGCTGTTGGTCAAGTATCTCCTGTGGCATTACTGAACCCAATTTAAGGAGAGGGTGGAGAATTTTGTTATCCAAGATCCCATCTCCATTCTTTTGTAATTTAAAGTTCAAGGGCTGTGTTTCCCTGCCTCCCTGGACTCATCATTTATTTCAGATATTCTGTATTTTGGGTTATTTTCTCTTATCTGATTTATGTTTTGTTATATATTCTGTTTCCCTTTAAAGTTTAATCTGAGACATACATAACTGAGATAAGCAGTGTTACCACACCAAGTTGAAATGACTTGAATTTAGAAATACTGAAAAGATATTAGCATGCGTCATgttgttttacttaaaatatgttttccacTAGGCATTTTAATTGCCAGTACACATAACTGTAGATTCAGAGGCATCAAAATGGGAACTGAGCTGAGAGGGGTCTTGATGCCAAATAAGTGAATCATTCGTGAATTGATAAAGGAGACcaaactgtgttttgtttttagcttgcCCTTTTATCCCTAAGGCAGCCTCTCTCTTCTCATTCCCTAAATGGTGTATGGGTTTGCCTGTAGTTATTAAAATAAGAGCTGTCATTTGTAAAGCTCCTACCATGTGCCCCGCACTCCGTTAGACAATTGACCCTTTTTGATCTCTCTCAATCCTCGCCAGTGAAATAGGAATCagtcatttacagatgaggaaattgagattccAACAGGGTAACTTGTCCAAGGAAAGTAACAGAGGAGACTGGATTTCAAAACCTTTTCGCCCTGACTCCAGAGCCTTGCTCCTTCTGTTGGAGAACACGCTCGCTGGCCCCCATCTTGGAGCACCCCTACTTGTGAGTCTCCTCTTCCTTGGACTCTATGGTCTCAGATAGAGATTCCAGGTCCTGCTGTGGGGTCTCCCTGAGCATTCTGTTCCTCTATAGTACAGAGGCCTCTGTGACATTGTGTTTCAGGAGTAGCAAAGAGCTCCTATTGCAACCTGTGACCATCAGcaggaatgagaaggaaaaggttCTGATTGAGGGCTCCATCAACTCTGTCCGGGTCAGCATTGCTGTGAAACAGGTGAGCTCACCACTGAGCCCCTGCCTCCTTAGGAGGCCAGGGATCCTCATCTGAGAGAGCTGTGCTAGATTCAAGGTGCAAAGAAACCCAGGCTCTATTTTCTTGACTGTACCTAGGGAATGATTTGCCAAATTCAGCAGGTCAGTAGAGTAGACAGAGCAACCCTGTCTTCtaggccttgctctggattacaAGTCAGGAAACATAGCAGTCAAGGCCATTGACAGTTTAGTGTGAAGTGAAGAATCATTTATAAGAAAGGGAGAATAAGTCcagttcagaaaaataaatagtaccAGTATCAATTTAATAGCTATAACCTCTGAAAAAGAGATTTAGGATAAAGAACAAAGTGTAATTTCTTACGTTTTCTCAGGTGATGTTTCACAAGTGTGTGATATTCCTATCACCCTTATAATTATTGCCATATTTATGTATCATCTGGCCAGTTATTTGTTTAATGGATTTCCTTAAATTGActtacttttctttattgtttgaaAACGAAACTTCGTGCTGTAGTAGAAAAGCAACATCACTTGACAAGAAGAGGGAACTCCAAAAAAATAAGttcattgaaagaaaacaaagctgttatttagACTAGATACTGTTGCCTACAGAAAACTCTGTCCTTGGGGGCCTGCTTTGTTAAAAAGGGAGATTAACAAGTGTTGGGAGGTGTTCAGGGTATACCAGCACCTAGTTGCAAAATTCTTCCATTAGAAATAATGAGAATTCAGCAGAGAAAAACTTTGGGGAATTTTTGATGTTCATTGCTATTAAAGTGGAGATCACCTAAATTTATTTCTGATAGCCCCACATGGTATATGTCAGACTTTGGAAAATGCAGCACTGGTGAAATGGTCAGGTGAGGAAGAGGCTGCTCAGAATGTAGGTATGAATTCTGGAAGGAGCGGATAAAAACCTCGGGTTTGCCAGAATTACCTCTCTGGAATGGGCGAAAGTGAGACTGTGATAATGCCCTGTTAAGCTGAAGACGCTCTGATGTAATAGACATTCAGTTGGCAACCAGGTGCTCCACAATTCAGGCAGTGTTTGCTCCCAATGGCAAACCCCACTGCTTGCAGCAAGCCTAGGAGAAATTGAGGTCAGAAGATCAGGGCTACAGGTTTCTGTTAGCCTAGGATGTCAGATTTAGGGAGACCTGTTTATCCTTCACTCTTACTAGGCTGATGAGATCGAGAAGATTTTATGCCATAAGTTCATGCGCTTCATGATGATGCGAGCAGAGAACTTCTTTATCCTTCGAAGGAAGCCAGTGGAGGTGAGACTATATGACCCACATGTTCATAATACCCAAGGTTCTTCCACCAAGTCTGCTGTCACTGGCCAGGGATTGTTCACAGAACCTGGATTGCTTCTCCAACTGTAGGACAACCGCTCCCTGAGTTGAGAGTGGGCCTTCATTTTGGCTGGAGTGGGAGTAAGAGGGATTAGAAGCTTAAGAGAAGTTGGGCCCACCTCAACCATGGGAAAGGCAAAAAATATGAGATGCATTGCTCATCTTCCTAGAGCCTTAATGGCAGAAAGGGCACGATGAATCAAATCCTTTCTGAGCTCTGCCACCACTAAATCATTGTCTCTCAAGGCCACAGTTGACATTGGCTCAGTTGTTGCCTGACTTTGTACTTGAGTACTTTCCACAGATTCTGTGCCAAATCAACTTAAAATATCCCCAGTGACTGAGCAGCTACCATGCAGAGCCACATGTACCATCAGATGTGTTGGCCAACCTCGTCCTCATCCTGAGCTAAAAATCTctcttcctaaaaaaataaaataaaaataaaaaaaataaaatgtctcttcCTGCTCCTAGATCTAATCTCTGTGGCCACCCAGAACAAATAAGATTGCTCCTCCACACACAACCAATCCCATCCTTATCCCATAGTGTCTCTTTTCTCTGGTTGATTAGATTCTTCTGTTAGAAGATTTCAAGTTCCTTCATTCTCCCATGACTCATTCTGCATGCAGCTGTTTGTATCACAAACAGCTTTCCAGGGGTGCCTAACACAAAATTCTCACCTGGGGTCCGTTCGTTGGACCCAGCATAGATACCCTAGCAGAGCAGGTGGGCTGCTGCCTGAAGGACATGTGACTTGGGAGAAGATTGCAGCCAGTAGGAAGCATATAGCTGAGTGACCTTAGAGGACATGGTCAACTAAGTGCCCTGGAAAGCTAATTCTctcctgttttttctcttcttcctactgTCTTCCTTCCCTAGGGATATGACATCAGTTTTCTGATCACCAACTTCCACACAGAGCAGATGTACAAACACAAGTTGGTGGACTTTGTGATCCACTTCATGGAAGAGATCGACAAGGAAATCAGTGAGATGAAGCTGTCGGTCAATGCTCGTGCACGCATCGTGGCTGAGGAGTTCCTCAAGAATGTAAGTGGGAGGACTTACTGGTGTCCCTACAGAGGGAGGAGGTGCCATGGGTTGAGAACTTAGAATCTGGCAGTAAAGTGGTGCCAGCAGTTTGTATTTCCTGAGGCCTCTAGGACCTTCTGGTGGGTGGCACGTCAGCCAGGTGCCTTGGGGCTGGAGGACCTGAGGGTCATCTTTGTGAGCTGCAGGGCATTTTCTGTATGTGAGTGTCTCCAGGACACCTCTCTTAGTCTCTCATGGAGACTTAGACTCTCCTTTGTACATCTCAAAATGTACACAGTCCTTCTCTGTATCTAGTTCAAACCCCAGGTGAGGCAAGTTAAATCCACATGGGA
This sequence is a window from Prionailurus bengalensis isolate Pbe53 chromosome A2, Fcat_Pben_1.1_paternal_pri, whole genome shotgun sequence. Protein-coding genes within it:
- the ARPC4 gene encoding actin-related protein 2/3 complex subunit 4; amino-acid sequence: MTATLRPYLSAVRATLQAALCLENFSSQVVERHNKPEVEVRSSKELLLQPVTISRNEKEKVLIEGSINSVRVSIAVKQADEIEKILCHKFMRFMMMRAENFFILRRKPVEGYDISFLITNFHTEQMYKHKLVDFVIHFMEEIDKEISEMKLSVNARARIVAEEFLKNF